Proteins encoded together in one uncultured Flavobacterium sp. window:
- a CDS encoding DUF4230 domain-containing protein, with translation MQNLIKRIIVLGSVVLLVVLAFKYCQFKKDDDSTIDYNTNLIQQQILNVGKLVVTEGHFSEVITYKNQEKYLMDMISFEKKALVVINANVTVAYDLHKMKYDIDEKNKTITILNIPKEEITINPDIQFYDVEQSKLNPFTGDDYNKINKSVKANLAKKIEKSTLKTNAQNRLISELSKILILTNSMGWKLQYDGKTIETDKDFNQDLKL, from the coding sequence ATGCAAAATTTAATAAAAAGAATTATAGTTTTAGGTTCAGTCGTACTTTTGGTCGTTTTGGCTTTCAAATATTGTCAATTCAAAAAAGACGATGATTCTACCATCGATTACAACACCAATTTAATTCAGCAGCAAATTCTGAATGTTGGAAAATTGGTTGTTACCGAAGGTCATTTTTCAGAAGTGATAACCTATAAAAATCAAGAGAAATATTTGATGGATATGATTTCTTTTGAGAAGAAAGCGCTTGTTGTGATAAATGCAAATGTTACCGTTGCTTACGACTTACATAAAATGAAATACGATATCGACGAAAAAAACAAAACCATCACCATTCTTAATATACCAAAAGAAGAAATCACAATCAATCCTGATATTCAGTTTTATGATGTAGAACAAAGTAAACTGAATCCGTTTACGGGAGACGATTACAATAAAATCAACAAATCTGTAAAAGCAAATCTGGCTAAGAAAATCGAAAAATCTACTTTAAAAACCAACGCTCAAAACAGATTAATCAGTGAATTGTCTAAGATTTTAATCCTGACAAATTCAATGGGTTGGAAATTGCAATATGACGGAAAAACAATTGAGACTGATAAGGATTTTAATCAGGATTTGAAATTGTAA